Within the Armatimonadota bacterium genome, the region CGCGCCGAGCGCGAATGCGCCCTCTCTGAGGCTGGGTGGCACGGCGTAAATGGCGTCCTCGCTGAGCGATGCGATGATGGGGATGATCATCACGCCCATCACCAGTCCCGCGCTGAGGGCGTTGAACGTTCCCATACCGGGGACCACTTTCTGGAGCAACGGGGACACAAAGGTCAGGGCAAAGTAGCCGTAGACGACGGTTGGAATGCCTGCGAGAACCTCCAAGAGCGGCTTCAGCACTCTGCGGGTGCGATCGGTGGCGAACTCGCTAAGGTAGATCGCCGCCAGCAAGCCCAGAGGCAGGGCAAAGAGGATCGCGATCGCGCTGGTGACGAGGGTGCCGCAGACAAGGGGCCAAACGCCAAAGTGCGCATTCGCAAAGAGGGGCGTCCACTCCCGCTCACCCAGGAATTTCGCGAGCGAAACCTCGCGGAAGAACCCCATCGATTGCACCGCCAGCACCAGGACGATGCCGACGGTGACAAAGATAGAGATGAGGGCGCAAGCCATCAGAACGGATCCAATGATCCGTTCCGATGGCCTGCGAGGGGCAAACAGGTCGGCACGAGAGCGTTCGGCCGGGCCTGGATGCATCAGCCGCCTTGCTCCTTCTTGAGCAGGTCCTCGATCTTCATCCCGGGCTTGGAGTCCTTGAAGACGGAGCCCAGCACCTTATCTTGGAGCCGCTTCTCGATCATCGGATAGGCAGAATCGGGAAGGGCAACATAGCCCGTTTCGGCCGAGAGCGTTGCAGCGTTCTGGATATAGAACTTCGCAAAGGCCGCCACGTGAGGCTGATCGAGCGAGGACTTCTTGATATAGATGAAGAGCGGCCGCGATAGGGGCTGGTAGGTGCCGTCGCGGACCGTGGTCTCGCTTGCAGCGATGGGACCGGCGCCGTTGTCGGCGTTGCCATCGTCCACCGCCACGAGCGAGAGCTTGTCTTTGTTGGCTAGGTAATAGGAAAGGCCGAAGTAGCCGAGCGCACCTTCGTCACCCGCGATCCCCTGCACGAGTACATTGTCGTCCTCGCTGGCGGAATAGTCGCCGCGGCTCGCGTTCTTCTTGCCGACGATGGCCTCGGTGAAATACTCGAAGGTGCCGCTATCGGTGCCGGGACCGTAGAGCTTGACCGGCCTGTCGGGCCAGCCGGCGCGAATGTCGCTCCACTTCATGACCTTGCCCTGCGCCTCCGGCGCCCAGAGCTTCTTCAACTCGTCCACGGTGATCGACTTGGCCCAGGTGTTCTTGGGATTGACCACGATGGCGATGCCGTCGTAGGCGATCGGCAGCTCGACGTACTCGATCTTGGCCTTCGCGCAGTCTGCGTCTTCCTCGTCCTTGATTGGCCGAGAGGCGTCCGCGACGTCGATCTCGCCCGCGATGAATTTCTTGAATCCGCCGCCGGTGCCGCTTTCGGCCACGGTGACCCTGACTCCCGAATAGGAGCCGCCAAACTCCTCGGCGACCGCTTCGGAAATGGGGAGGACCGTGCTGGAGCCGTCCACCTTGATGTCTCCGGCTAGGGAACCACCGCCCGATCCAGAGGCATCGCTCGTGCCGTTCGCCGGCGCTCCAGAATTGCCGCATCCGGCCAGAACCATGAGGCCGCAAAGCGCGAAAGCCGCAATCTGCCAAGAACTCTTCGTGTTCATAGGGACTCACCACTCCTTGTCGTCAGACACGATCAGTGTTTGCTGCGTAGATTAAGGGAGGATTAAGCAAAGGTGAAGATTAGATTTGGTCCGCTCAACCTCTACTACACTCCAATTCGGCGGTGGCGCAGTCTTGAATGCAAGGTGCGGCGCGCCAAAGGAGCCAGACCAATCCATGGCTACAAGCGTTCTTGATTCTTCGCGGGCTCAAAGGGTTCTCGTCGTGGACGACGAGAAGCCGATCGTCGAGGCACTTGCTTACAGCCTTCGCAAGGAGGGCTTTTCGGTGCTGACTGCCGGCAGCGGCGAAGAGGGCCTGCACCTGGCCCGCA harbors:
- the pstC gene encoding phosphate ABC transporter permease subunit PstC, which produces MHPGPAERSRADLFAPRRPSERIIGSVLMACALISIFVTVGIVLVLAVQSMGFFREVSLAKFLGEREWTPLFANAHFGVWPLVCGTLVTSAIAILFALPLGLLAAIYLSEFATDRTRRVLKPLLEVLAGIPTVVYGYFALTFVSPLLQKVVPGMGTFNALSAGLVMGVMIIPIIASLSEDAIYAVPPSLREGAFALGAGKLRTVLKVVVPAAFSGIAASVLLGVSRAIGETMIVAVAAGQQPQFTFDPRQAIQTMTAYIVQVSKGDTPTGTLAYHTIFAVGLSLFVMTLVINVFAHRLKQRVLKGAG
- a CDS encoding PstS family phosphate ABC transporter substrate-binding protein produces the protein MNTKSSWQIAAFALCGLMVLAGCGNSGAPANGTSDASGSGGGSLAGDIKVDGSSTVLPISEAVAEEFGGSYSGVRVTVAESGTGGGFKKFIAGEIDVADASRPIKDEEDADCAKAKIEYVELPIAYDGIAIVVNPKNTWAKSITVDELKKLWAPEAQGKVMKWSDIRAGWPDRPVKLYGPGTDSGTFEYFTEAIVGKKNASRGDYSASEDDNVLVQGIAGDEGALGYFGLSYYLANKDKLSLVAVDDGNADNGAGPIAASETTVRDGTYQPLSRPLFIYIKKSSLDQPHVAAFAKFYIQNAATLSAETGYVALPDSAYPMIEKRLQDKVLGSVFKDSKPGMKIEDLLKKEQGG